aatattatttcaattatataacaaaattaagtaCAAAAGACattgtaattatattataacaaaGTTAAAGTATACATTACAAAATATGTTAAGTCcttactaataaaaaaaatacacaaaataagTATTGCCTAAAATTAAAAGTCTACAGTTAACTAGTACAGGTATCGTGTCAATTTCGATAACCATTGATGTTGCAGTGGTAGCAACATTGTCTCCACATCGTATGTGTCCATCTTTCCAAACTGTAAAATTAAAGTGTAAATTAGTATATGTATCACTTATTTATAAGCATAGTATCCTATTTACGGGTATACATAAATGAACTAATTATAGCTTAATTACCTTTTCTCTTATAAGAACGAATGAATTTAGAGCTTTCACAATGTCATTAATGTACCTAAGTACATAAAAACCACATTCAATTCCCAATGTTTGTTTTGGACACGCTGCAACGGTTACTCCTGGAAATGTTCCAAGTAACTCGTTGGAACCTCCAAGCAGTTCATATGCCCTAATTAAATTCAATGATTTATATTGATTTAATTAGCAATAGTTGGTataaatttatagaaaattaaaattataatcttaaaatgaaaattgaaaagtacctTTGAAGTGTGAGGTCAATAGTCATCTTAGGGCGTTTATGTCTAAGCCAAGGGTCCAAGTGAATGATCTTCCCAGCACAAACAATCTCAAGCATCCAATGACGTctaataagaaattaataagaaaatattaagtgTTAATTTAAAAAGAAGAATTAAATTATACTTAACTAGTCCTTAAATAGTACTTGTACATACTCGTAGTTCCACGGTATGAAGAACATCTGAGATTTGTTATTCATTGTATTCAACCATTCAGCCAATTTGATAACAACTTCTTGGTGGACAATTCCATCTTTGTCCGTGGCATTGAGTAGCTCTGGGTCAAAGAACTTGAAATACTCCCGCATATTCGTTAAATCCTCCCAAATGCATCTACATAAATTTAtcatggttaagtgttacatTTTAATAAATGGGAAAAATATTATGTAAAACATACTTAATTCCAAAAATAATTACGTAAAACATACCTAATTCCAAAGATCATGCCTTGACATCCAATAAAATTTAAGGTTCCAACCTGCTCTACATCCTCTGATGACAAGATAATATGTGTGCGAGGTGGCATGAAGTCTGGATCAGTTGGAACTTCAACAACGCTCCACTTCCCTTTCCTCCTTATAAATTCTTCAACTAAAAAGTGGAGACATACAGGTATTTGAGCCCAGACCTCCGACTTGAATGTTGCATTCTTGTCCACTTGATCTATCCTGACATTTGATTGTGATCCAGCCGAAGACATAGCAGGAAGAGTTGATATCTGTTTCCCTTGATTTGGTGATCTGTGAGGGGTTGCTATCTGCTTCCCCTTTGACGATGATTTATGGGTGGATGCGACATCCGGGAATATGGGAACCTGTAAAATATGAATTATAGCATCAATATACAATAAATATGCATTAATCATATatgacaataaaaaaataatttttaccttatccaaatttaaaattaaatgttttgGCCAAGGAAGAAATGTGTCCTTTGTCTCATAGACATATCGGATATTTTCGATAGGATGAGCAATTTCAGCCTCCTCTTGAAGTTGTTCGGTAATTAAAACTCGTGCAATCCCTTCTTTATACTGCACGGTATGAATTGTTACTGGACTAACAGATTCCAGAAGCACACCTTTGGCCACTATATTATGGATGTTGTCTGAACACAAAAGTACTTCGTTGTTATTAGTGGATGAGAAGTTGTACATGACAGGAGGTGTCTGATTATCATCTTCGTACCCTCCAAACTCCTGATGATCATCTAAGTGATCATCATTTTCTTCTGAGGAGTTGTCATTACCATCATCTTGTTCTTGTGCAGCATACAGttttttcttcaattcttcAATTTCTTTTTTGAGTTGAAGAATTTCTTGTTTTTGGAAGGATGATTCACTACATTTAGCCCTTTTCTTTCGACCAAATATCTTACTGGCCTTTGCAGTGAACCTACAAATAACAGTTGGAACactcatttaataaaaaattaagtaaaataaataaaaaataatctaacATTAAATCAAGAAAGTGGCATACCCAGCAGCTCTGACCCGGCCAGGGTGCTCAGGTGTCCCTAATGCTTGAGTCAATATGTCATTTCGACCACTGGCCAAAACTTCACCTGAGTTTACTTTTTCCTCGAGTTCAGCCTATGCATTATGATTGATAATAGTTAATactttataataacaaatcatataTTCATGTTATTGAATTGTGTTAGATATCACTTACTATTCTTGCGGCAATCTCCCTATCCAAGTCCGTAACTAGGACATTATTTTTCTTGCGAGATTTTAACCAAACATGATGGCGGGCTGGATCTTGAATTTTGATTTCTTTTTTCTGCAACAAACATGTAATTAATAAGAGAAtataattgttaaaaaaaataataaattgacTGAAAATGATCTTAATTCCAGCCAGGAATCATGCCCACTTAAGTCTCATGGCCTTATTAAATAAAACAGCAATAGGAAAGCATAAATGCACAAACTTGTGAACTCCTCTTCCTttctttttctatgattttcaaGAAAAGGACACCAACTTTTCCCATGGTATAGTAAattcatattattataaatttttaaaaacctaAGCATGCTACCATGGAAAAGTCAAAGCtctatttaacaaaacaaaatgtTATCAACTAATTACATTGTGttcaatttttcatatttaaacATAAATGCTTATTTACAAACCAAATTACTCAAAGTTGTGCAACTTTTTTTAGCCAAACTTAAATTTGGAGACGCCACAATCACAAGTTACAGCTTATGTAAACAAATTTAGTTTATTACTGTTTATGTTTGATTTTTATTAGCCAGAAATAGGCAACAAAGCAGCAGTCAAAAGGCAAACAGGTGGTTCAGGTTCTGTATTAGAATATCTAAAAACATGTAATTCATTACCACATCCTCTCGGAGAGTCACCATGCCTCTACGAGCTGAGTGGTGCCTTGATGTATTCTGGCAAGCTCGGTCAGATTGTGCCTTTCTCAAAGCCTACAATAAAAATGTGTAAGTTATATACTAGTAAGGCTCATATATCAAAGCTAATTATATAAATGTTgtgaatatacatatatgtaccaTATGTTCAGGTGTTAGACGACTCGCAACAAATTTTACCCAATCTTCTTTATCAATTTCAGGATGGTTTTTGGGGGGAATTGCGAGCTCCTTCACCTTATTCTCTTTGGCCAAAGGCATTATGACATCGCATGtcatttttgtcttaaaatcCTTCATAATTCGTCCTGCAATTTTAAGACAATCTTTTTTCCAATCTGCACGAACATTGAAACCACGCTATATGTAGAAAGCAAACAGTTAGTAAATAGTTTAGAAAACACCATAATAAGTATATTTTGTATAATTAACTTACTTGCACGTCTTTCCAAATTTTGTCCTTCAACGATTGATCCACATATCTCCAGTCTTTATAATTGATACCGATTGTTTGTCGGCATCTAACTCCAAGCCACGATATCATCTCTCCATACATATCTCCAAAGTATTCCCCTTTGTCATTAACTTCAAGGTCTATTTTTTCACCTTTATCCATTCTTTGGCATATCCGCTTCATCCGTGTGGGACCTCGATGGTTAGGAGGTTGCAAACAATAACCTAAGTTCTCATCTCCTGAGTTCTCATCTCCTGAGCAATCATGTGTCGGCACATCATCTGCCATATCtgcataataaacatatttactAAATATTAAGATACAATTACACATACAATGGTAGTTACATATGtcaataaatcacataaaatattaagaaacaaTTCAACATACAATGGTAGTTACATATTTCAATCGcataaaatattaagaaataaTTACCTACTAAacacattttcttttcttttttcgttTCTTTTGGATCGAATCACAATCAACCCAAATTCCTTCCTCAATATCATTTCGTATGAATTCACTATCGTCCAAGACATCATCATGTTCAACATCATCGACTTGTTCATGGACTCGTTGTCCAACAATGAAGCATTCGTGCATTaaatcatcattttcatcatcatcttcattcTCTGCGAACTTTCTTTCTGGTGTCGACAACACAACAGACCATTTACCATTAGCAGGATCTGG
The sequence above is a segment of the Cannabis sativa cultivar Pink pepper isolate KNU-18-1 unplaced genomic scaffold, ASM2916894v1 Contig4, whole genome shotgun sequence genome. Coding sequences within it:
- the LOC133033354 gene encoding uncharacterized protein LOC133033354 → MSVPTVICRFTAKASKIFGRKKRAKCSESSFQKQEILQLKKEIEELKKKLYAAQEQDDGNDNSSEENDDHLDDHQEFGGYEDDNQTPPVMYNFSSTNNNEVLLCSDNIHNIVAKGVLLESVSPVTIHTVQYKEGIARVLITEQLQEEAEIAHPIENIRYVYETKDTFLPWPKHLILNLDKVPIFPDVASTHKSSSKGKQIATPHRSPNQGKQISTLPAMSSAGSQSNVRIDQVDKNATFKSEVWAQIPVCLHFLVEEFIRRKGKWSVVEVPTDPDFMPPRTHIILSSEDVEQVGTLNFIGCQGMIFGIRCIWEDLTNMREYFKFFDPELLNATDKDGIVHQEVVIKLAEWLNTMNNKSQMFFIPWNYERHWMLEIVCAGKIIHLDPWLRHKRPKMTIDLTLQRAYELLGGSNELLGTFPGVTVAACPKQTLGIECGFYVLRYINDIVKALNSFVLIREKFGKMDTYDVETMLLPLQHQWLSKLTRYLY
- the LOC133033346 gene encoding uncharacterized protein LOC133033346 produces the protein MCNCILIFSKYVYYADMADDVPTHDCSGDENSGDENLGYCLQPPNHRGPTRMKRICQRMDKGEKIDLEVNDKGEYFGDMYGEMISWLGVRCRQTIGINYKDWRYVDQSLKDKIWKDVQRGFNVRADWKKDCLKIAGRIMKDFKTKMTCDVIMPLAKENKVKELAIPPKNHPEIDKEDWVKFVASRLTPEHMALRKAQSDRACQNTSRHHSARRGMVTLREDVVMNYMFLDILIQNLNHLFAF